One region of Eupeodes corollae chromosome 1, idEupCoro1.1, whole genome shotgun sequence genomic DNA includes:
- the LOC129939226 gene encoding uncharacterized protein LOC129939226 → MVSFFLNMLTRNKKIQQLHILLMLLITLPSTFVTGKLKFSFDDIKCAPFNGYVERYSCSVDKITDEPRLNVDVQMKKEVQSSYIDFIVNAKAANREPITIFKAERITYCSAQVKQISDPIFMTFKEMFKKSGTLPEGCPIPANFRYLLNNITLDTDLLPSFSPAVKLKIDLVFYDRKFKYFAATTLARLTHLKKKTKGNNKN, encoded by the exons ATGGTTAGTTTCTTTCTAAACATGTTAACGCGAAACAAAAAGATCCAACAGCTCCATATTCTTCTAATGCTGTTAATTACACTGCCCAGTACATTTGTTACC ggaaaattaaaattttcatttgacgACATCAAGTGTGCACCATTCAATGGATATGTTGAACGTTATTCGTGTTCAGTGGACAAAATCACCGACGAACCTCGTCTAAATGTCGACGTCCAAATGAAAAAAGAAGTCCAATCgagttatattgattttatcGTTAATGCCAAGGCGGCAAATAGAGAAccaataacaatatttaaagcTGAACGTATTACGTATTGTAGTGCTCAGGTTAAACAAATTTCTGATCCTATATTTATGACATTCaaggaaatgtttaaaaaatctggAACTCTACCAGAAGGTTGTCCTATTCCAGCT aATTTCCGCTACCTCCTTAACAATATAACTTTAGACACAGATTTATTACCATCGTTTTCTCCAGctgtaaaacttaaaattgatcTTGTGTTTTatgatagaaaatttaaatattttgcagcGACAACTTTAGCAAGGTTaactcatttaaaaaagaaaaccaagggtaataataaaaattaa